A single region of the Sciurus carolinensis chromosome 14, mSciCar1.2, whole genome shotgun sequence genome encodes:
- the Nudt2 gene encoding bis(5'-nucleosyl)-tetraphosphatase [asymmetrical]: MALRACGLIIFRRRLIPKVDNDSIEFLLLQASNGIHHWTPPKGHVDPGENDLETALRETREEAGIEADQLTIIEGFRKELNYVAWQKPKTVIYWLAEVKDYNVEIRLSNEHQAYRWLGLDEACQLAQFKEMKAVLQEGHKFLCSTVA, encoded by the exons ATGGCCCTGAGAGCATGTGGCTTGATCATCTTCCGAAGACGCCTTATTCCCAAGGTGGACAACGATTCAATTGAATTTCTACTGCTGCAGGCATCAAATGGCATTCATCACTGGACTCCTCCCAAAG GCCATGTGGACCCAGGAGAGAATGACTTGGAAACAGCCCTGAGGGAGACTCGGGAGGAAGCAGGCATAGAAGCTGACCAGCTGACCATTATTGAGGGGTTCAGAAAAGAGCTCAATTATGTTGCCTGGCAGAAGCCTAAAACAGTCATTTACTGGCTGGCAGAAGTGAAGGACTACAATGTGGAGATACGCCTCTCCAATGAACACCAAGCCTACCGCTGGCTGGGGCTGGATGAGGCTTGCCAGTTGGCTCAGTTCAAGGAGATGAAGGCAGTACTCCAAGAAGGACACAAGTTTCTTTGCTCCACAGTGGCCTGA
- the Myorg gene encoding myogenesis-regulating glycosidase, with product MPQNLQEKSQAYPRRRPGCHTGHKSPEAVETAAMYTFLPDNFSPAKPKPSKELRPLLGSAVLGLLLMLAAVVAWCYYSASLRKAERLRAELLDLNRGGFSIRNQKGEQVFRLAFRSGALDLDSCSRDGALLGCSRTADGRPLHFFIQTVRPKDTVMCYRVRWEEAAPGRAVEHAMFLGDAAAHWYGGAEMRTQHWPIRLDGHLEPQPFVTSDVYSSDAAFGGILERYWLSSRAAAIKVNDSVPFHLGWNGTERSLRLQARYHDTPYKSPAGRTAAPELSYRVCVGSDVTSIHKYMVRRYFNKPSRVPAPEAFRDPIWSTWALYGRAVDQDKVLRFAQQIRQHRFNSSHLEIDDMYTPAYGDFDFDEAKFPNATDMFRHLRDAGFRVTLWVHPFVNYNSSRFGEGVERELFVREPTGRLPALVRWWNGIGAVLDFTRPEAREWFQGHLRRLRSRYAVASFKFDAGEVSYLPRDFSTYRPLPDPSVWSRRYTEMALPFFSLAEVRVGYQSQNISCFFRLVDRDSVWGYDLGLRSLIPAVLTVSMLGYPFILPDMVGGNAVPERTTGGRDGPERELYVRWLEVAAFMPAMQFSIPPWQYDAEVVAIAHKFAALRASLVAPLLLELAGEVTDTGDPIVRPLWWIAPGDETAHRIDSQFLIGDTLLVAPVLEPGKQERDVYLPAGKWRSYKGELFDKTPVLLTDYPVDLDEVAYFTWAS from the coding sequence ATGCCCCAGAACCTTCAAGAGAAAAGCCAAGCCTACCCACGCCGCCGTCCTGGTTGCCACACTGGCCATAAAAGCCCTGAGGCTGTTGAAACCGCAGCAATGTACACCTTCCTGCCCGACAATTTCTCGCCCGCCAAGCCCAAACCGTCCAAGGAGTTGAGGCCGCTGCTGGGCTCCGCGGTGCTGGGGCTGCTGCTGATGTTGGCCGCGGTAGTGGCCTGGTGCTACTATAGCGCTTCCTTACGAAAAGCTGAACGCCTTCGCGCAGAGCTGCTGGACCTCAACCGTGGCGGCTTCTCCATCCGCAACCAGAAGGGCGAGCAAGTCTTCCGTTTGGCCTTCCGTTCAGGAGCGTTGGACCTCGACTCCTGCAGCCGTGACGGCGCCCTGCTTGGCTGCTCTCGCACGGCCGATGGGCGCCCATTGCACTTCTTCATCCAGACTGTGCGGCCCAAGGACACCGTCATGTGTTATCGCGTGCGCTGGGAGGAAGCAGCCCCGGGGCGTGCGGTGGAGCACGCCATGTTCCTGGGCGACGCGGCAGCACATTGGTATGGCGGTGCAGAGATGAGGACGCAACACTGGCCCATCCGCCTGGACGGCCATCTGGAACCGCAGCCATTCGTCACTAGCGATGTCTACTCTTCTGACGCGGCATTTGGGGGCATACTCGAGCGCTATTGGCTGTCGTCTCGTGCAGCTGCCATCAAAGTCAACGACTCAGTGCCTTTCCACCTGGGCTGGAATGGCACCGAGCGTTCGTTGCGGCTTCAGGCACGCTACCACGACACCCCTTACAAGTCGCCTGCCGGCCGCACCGCAGCACCGGAGCTCAGCTACCGGGTGTGCGTTGGCTCAGACGTCACTTCCATCCACAAGTACATGGTGCGGCGTTACTTCAACAAACCATCGAGGGTGCCAGCGCCCGAGGCCTTCCGAGACCCTATCTGGTCCACGTGGGCGCTGTATGGGCGTGCTGTAGACCAGGACAAAGTGCTGCGTTTCGCCCAGCAGATCCGCCAGCACCGCTTCAATAGCAGCCACCTGGAAATTGACGACATGTACACGCCAGCCTACGGCGACTTTGATTTCGACGAGGCCAAATTCCCCAACGCCACCGACATGTTCCGCCACCTGCGAGACGCTGGTTTCCGTGTCACGCTCTGGGTGCACCCATTTGTCAACTACAACTCGTCGCGCTTTGGCGAGGGCGTGGAGCGTGAGCTGTTCGTGCGCGAACCCACAGGCCGGCTGCCAGCGCTTGTGCGCTGGTGGAATGGCATTGGCGCGGTTCTCGATTTCACACGCCCAGAGGCCCGCGAATGGTTCCAGGGACACCTGAGACGCCTGCGCTCGCGCTACGCTGTGGCCTCCTTTAAGTTCGACGCAGGTGAGGTCAGCTACCTGCCGCGGGACTTCAGCACCTACAGGCCGCTGCCTGACCCCAGCGTATGGAGTCGGCGCTACACTGAAATGGCTCTGCCTTTCTTCTCACTGGCGGAGGTCCGTGTGGGCTACCAGTCACAGAACATCTCCTGCTTCTTCCGCCTGGTGGACCGCGACTCCGTGTGGGGCTACGACTTGGGGCTGCGCTCGCTTATCCCAGCGGTGCTCACCGTCAGTATGCTGGGCTACCCATTCATCCTGCCGGATATGGTGGGTGGCAACGCGGTGCCTGAGCGCACAACCGGCGGCAGAGATGGTCCGGAGCGCGAGCTCTACGTGCGCTGGCTGGAGGTAGCCGCTTTCATGCCAGCCATGCAGTTTTCAATCCCGCCCTGGCAATATGACGCAGAAGTGGTGGCCATCGCACACAAGTTCGCTGCGCTGCGGGCCTCCCTTGTGGCGCCGCTGTTGCTGGAACTCGCCGGGGAGGTCACGGACACCGGTGACCCCATAGTGCGCCCTCTTTGGTGGATCGCGCCCGGCGACGAGACAGCTCACCGCATTGACTCACAGTTTCTTATCGGGGACACGCTGCTGGTGGCACCGGTGTTGGAGCCAGGCAAGCAGGAACGTGATGTCTATCTGCCTGCTGGCAAGTGGCGCAGCTACAAGGGCGAGCTTTTCGACAAGACTCCGGTGCTGCTTACCGATTACCCAGTAGACCTGGATGAGGTCGCCTACTTCACCTGGGCGTCCTGa